The nucleotide sequence ATTCTTCTCAAGATTGGGCGCCATTCTCAAGGTTCACCATCTCGGTGCTTTTGTTCTTGGCTTCTTTGCTGCCACAGATGGATGCCATTTTCAGAATTTATTGTCATCGATGCAATGAAAGGTCCACAAGCATCCGAGCTTGGACACAAACATATGCTTTTATGATTACATAGGCTACACATTGCCATTCACAGTTATCTTCTTCGCTGATTACATGGACTTATAAAAGCTTTTTCAAAAACAGAAAGTTAACAACAGTGACCAGCAATGCCACAAAAATATGGATCTCATTCAGTAAAGAGTTGCAATTTTACAACAAGAGGGGCCCTGAGAGTTAGAAACAGCCTTCGGTTTCACTAGATAATACATGAAGGCATCTGTGTTTCTGTATACATTTGCCAGAGACTATACTTTCATACGTGTGgtatacaactttgcttcaattaacaGCCAATAGAACTCATCCCAGACATTCCACTAGCAGGTCGGCACGGCAGACCAAAGGGAATCACCCCAAATCCTCAAAACCTGCGGCGCTTCCTGCCATACCAATAACCAATTGCAGCGATTGACACTGCTGCTACGACACCGGCTGTGGCATGCCACGTGTAAGTAGGTTTTCCAACAACGGCAAGCCCACTGTCAGGCACCTCCTTCTGGCTCTCCTGGATGGCAAGTGCCAGGCCTTGTTTCTCAAGTTCACCCATGTTTATGACCATAGCTTTCCGCCGAACAGCAATCGATATGGCCTCGTACTCCTCCCGACTTCCGCCTTCAAGAAATGCACCTGCAATTCTGCCTTTGTTGACCCAATATGCACCAAACCTTGGGCTGCTGCTTGTGAAGTCTCCAAAGTGGACCACTTCCCCAACATTATCCCCATAGAATTGCCAGGACAATGTGAACACTCTGGAGTAGAAGAATGGCAGGTAATCAATGTCCCTGGTTTTTGAAGGCTCCAAGATGGAGGCAACAGCATGTCTAGCAGTTCTACGAGCTGAATCCACATGTTCAAGCCGTCGGATATCACCATCAAAAAGCTTGATCGGGAATGCAGCCACATCGCCAACAGCATATACAGAGTTGTCACTTGTCTGCAACTGTCCATTTACCTTTATCCCACCATTCTCCATTGACATCATCAGCTGACCTTCAAAAAGATTAGTGTTTGCACGGATGCCAATACCAACTACTACCATATCAGCAGGAAGGTGTCTACCATCTTTGAGGATTACTGCAGTCACCTGTGCATACATGGAAATATTATTATGGAAAAAGTCCAGTTTTTTTAAGCAAAAAAAGGTCCAATCTAGTAATCTAGCCCTTAACAagatttttcatttttgtttctCCACATACGAGTTTTAAGTTCAAATTTTCTGGGGTGGTAGGTGACATCATAATTTATGTTAGAAAAATACATCACAAACTTTTCATAATTATTTTTGATAGGTTAGGCATCTAATAATAAATTAGCCCTACATATACaagatttatataaaaaataatgaTAAATTTTCTTACTTATTTTTCTAACAAAAGTTATGATGTCCCCTATTGCCCCATAAAATTTGAACTTAATACTCAACTTGAATGtggagaaacaaaaaaaaatacaaattttATCAAGGGGTAGATTGGACCAACTGAAGTATCTTTGAAGAGAAATTGAACACAAGATTAGTTTAGGGGGTATCCAAACAATGTTTTAGGACGGAGAGAGAAAATTGAAATGTTTCCAATTATTAATTTAATTATCAATGTCAACAATGAAGGCACTGGCTTGAGTTTCTGACACTGCTTGAGGATTCTAATTGGCCAGATTGTGAGTACTAGGCTTTAAAATAGGAGAGCAAATATGATTGGCATTCAACGTTCATGACTAAATATGCTTGATGCAGTAAGAAAAAGATTTACAGGAATTGATGACAGGAGCCGACCCAGCCTTAGGCCATAGAGGCCCAGGACTACCCTAGATTTTGAGCCAAATTATTAGTACTAGTTAGATTAGATTTTGAAGGTCTAAATTAAAAAAGTTCAACACTGTTAAGTACTTTTGTCTCCACATCATCTGTCCGCTCAGCTGATGCTCGTTGCTTGCGCTCGGCCCTCACTGGGTTCAAATTATGTATTGGATTATATACCATATTAAATGCGAGATATTTTTGCTAGACATACCCTGGGTTCAAATTATGATTGATGAATCCAGGTAAGCTCATCGCTATCATTGTTGCCACAGCATACCATTTGAGAAACAAGCCATTTATATTCCAGTGTTATCACAATTTAAGCAAGGAATACCAAGGTGTCAAAAACTAGATAGTTTATCCCCATTACATACAGGCTGAGTCCAGGTGAATCCAAGAGATGAGATTAAGACCAGATTAATAACAAATTTAGAGAAAATCTCTTGAAAAAAAAGCAGAAACCTAGTTTATTGCTAGCAATCAATGAAAATAGTAAGTTCTTGCTCTGTTTTACTATAATAACTTTTAGGTCAATGAAATTGTATGACTTGAATAGTTATCCATATGCACTAGCAGGAACCTCTAGCAACCACTGGAAAGGAAGCGCTGAAAAAGAGGTTTCTGGACCAGGACCTCATGGTAATACGACTATAGTTTATTTCTTGGTGATAAATGTAAAATTGTGAACTATATATCTCAAATCAGTTCCAGTTTCATGATATGGAATTATGAAACCTCACCTTCCCCGTTGTATCCTTTTCAAAGAATGTAAGCACAGTTCCTTTAACAAAGGTGACCCCTTTTGAGGTGtagtagttttcataaaattctgCAATTTGTGGTGTAAATAGACGACCCACTGCAGAAACAAATCAAGTTCATAATTAGACCAGAAGGAGAGGTATTAAAGCATGTTGGCAGCCCTGACACAAATAAGTGAAATTTTATTTATGAGATAAAAGCAACTACTTACTGCAGTGTTTCTCAGGGAAGACCATGGTGACCCTTATCTTGTTAGTAACCAATGCCGCTGCATACTCCATTCCAATGTAGCCACCACCAATGACAACAGCATTTCCGCCAGGACATGATTTCATCGCACTCACCAACTTATCCGCATCATCGATGTTGTGCAAATAACATATGTTTGAAGCATCTGAACCTTGTATTCCAAATTCTTGTAGCTTCAAAGCCTATGTTATGTAAAGagatgaaattaaaaaaaaaaacataaactgTTCATCATGTGCTAGATCTTTTCTCAGTGAAGGATAGCAGGTTTCATGAAGAATTGAATTTGGAGCAAAAAATAAAGAGAAGTGCAAATAGATCCAATACCCGAGCACCTGTCGCTATAATTAGAGTTTTGTAGCTGATAGTTTCACCAGTGCCTGTAAGCAATGTCTTGCGCCTCACATCAGCAGAAATCACTTTTGTTCCAAGAACAAGTTCAATGCCTAATCAAATAAAGTAAAAGTTAGAAAAATACAATAGATTAAAAGGATCATATGGATGGATCCACTGAATCATTTCCATCAATTATGAACAATAAGATGTTCTTTAAATATCCCATCATCCATAGTATTTGCCAATATGCAATACATGAAATAAATCATAGAATCCagtaaagaaaattaaaaaaactacCTTGTTCTTTGTACCATTTTGTTGTCAGCAATTCATCATTAGCACCAACGCAAGTATGAAATCCTGGAAGACGAGCAGCACCTGCAAGTATCTCAGGGGTCAATAACAGTCAGCGATATTAACAATGTCCACACCATTAAAAAAATCAAAAGGACCAACATTTGCCTCCAAAAAAATGGAGCAACCTTAGCCAAAATTATTTTAGCTGTGGAAAATTTAACAGAACATCGTAATTCTTCAAAACGAAGAGATATTACCTTCTGGGAGTAAATAGCCTTTGCTTAGTGCAGGACGTTCATAAGGAGCAACCTGGCGAGAATACAGAAATTGTAACTAGCAAAGCACTTGTCGAATAACAAAATCATAGAACATAGAACTACACAGTAGTTCTGATTCTGAAGTAAGTCTTGCAAGCAAAAGAACATGTTCTCGATGACCAAAGTTTCCACATCCGATTTTGCAAAAACAGAGAAGTACACACTGTGTATTGTCTACCAAGGAAAAAAAACATGTATGTCGTAGCCAAAAGATTATGTAAAGCCTAATATATCGCATTGGTGGATGGAAAATGCCAAAACATCTTTTTCGTACTGTTGGAATAGTTCATCATATAGCATGCACACCTAAAAATTCGGATTACATGCCTTCTCCAGACAAAAAAACATTGTTTTTAGTGGCTGCATACTTGTCGGCCTTCGTATAGTCTAAAAAGAACATCATTCAGTCACTGTTAGTTGATATTCATCAGTGATGTGAGGTCACAAGACCACGGACCACCGGAAGGAAAAAGTGATGGTCCAATCCTGGAGAGTACAAATGATTTTGGCACTAATACCTCACCAATTAAATTTCACTATAAAACTGCAGATTAACAATGACTCTCCAAATTGCT is from Miscanthus floridulus cultivar M001 chromosome 7, ASM1932011v1, whole genome shotgun sequence and encodes:
- the LOC136467591 gene encoding monodehydroascorbate reductase 2, peroxisomal-like translates to MGRAFVYVILGGGVASGYAALEFARRGGYSRGELCIISEEAVAPYERPALSKGYLLPEGAARLPGFHTCVGANDELLTTKWYKEQGIELVLGTKVISADVRRKTLLTGTGETISYKTLIIATGARALKLQEFGIQGSDASNICYLHNIDDADKLVSAMKSCPGGNAVVIGGGYIGMEYAAALVTNKIRVTMVFPEKHCMGRLFTPQIAEFYENYYTSKGVTFVKGTVLTFFEKDTTGKVTAVILKDGRHLPADMVVVGIGIRANTNLFEGQLMMSMENGGIKVNGQLQTSDNSVYAVGDVAAFPIKLFDGDIRRLEHVDSARRTARHAVASILEPSKTRDIDYLPFFYSRVFTLSWQFYGDNVGEVVHFGDFTSSSPRFGAYWVNKGRIAGAFLEGGSREEYEAISIAVRRKAMVINMGELEKQGLALAIQESQKEVPDSGLAVVGKPTYTWHATAGVVAAVSIAAIGYWYGRKRRRF